TCCTTGATTTCCTTATAACCAATAAATGCAAATCTCCTAGATTCTCCAttatttttcctctttaaCTTGACGTCTGTCACAACACCCTTTTCGGCAAAATGGTCTCTCAACTTAGTCTCATCATAATATGAAGGAATACCTTTAACAATGACACGGGACATGGTTAGTTCTGTTGACTTCTTTGTTACCTTTGTCGACGCTGAATAACCCCGATATATGTTTCAGTTAggaagtttttttttttctttccttttaaaaaaaaaaaaaaatggcttgaaaaatttcatgCTGCTAATATTTATcagaaaacacaaaaatatgagaaaaaaaaatacacacTCATAATCAATATCGTGAGAACTGAAAAATACCAAAGTGTACGTGAAACATCTATATTGCTGTATATATCGAGGTAGCTCCTTTTGTGCTACCAAAAATGAAACTTGGTAGGAATACAAGGCTTCCCCCCAAACCACTTGTACGAATTGTACGATCTCTATGCTAAGAACGTCGTGGTGATCAGATTGGATTAGTAGATGGTCAGTTTTTATTATAAGAATGAGTTGCTCGTCtgtatcaaagaaacaaagcCCAATTATACTGTAGGTAGCACAATTCCATGCGGTTAGTTGTCCCCCCTTTCCCGCAACTTTTGCTGGACTACAACAAGTTGTTTTTCCGCACAGAGTTTGTTTGATGTTTACCCGCATGAAGAATAGCAACATCGACGCCGTTTCTGTAAGCTTGGTCAGATTTTGCCCTTCTCTTGTCGTCCCCATATTGTGGTGCCCCCATATTGTCGCCTCCCAAAAATCTTCACCTTATTGAGAGACTCCCGTTAATTCCGAGTCAATAAAATACTTGGGCAGGTCCCTGAAGTCGCGCCACAAATATGTGGAATCTACTAGATGTAAAACTTCAGGAATTTGTTTATGcaaatatacaaatatcaaatttaCAAATATAGGCAATAttaatatatttttatatgtATATAGGTAAGGTTCCACATTTTATCGATTTCGGAGATATTAGTAACACACATTTTGTTTACATCTTTAAGCTTCACAGCATCTTGAACAAGCAGAACAGCACAATTaacaagaggaaaaaatgtCAGAGCTGCCAGTGAAAGATAACAAACTTACAATCAAGGCCATCACATATGAAACACATGCAACGCCCTTGGTTTTGAAAGACTATGACATTCCTGTTCAGGACGGGGAGAAAATCGTGAAACCAACAGAAGTTTTAGTCAAAGTGAAGGCGGTTGCATTAAATCCTGTTGACTCCATTCTAAAGCAGCTTAGTAATAGGTGGTTTGGTCCAAAGACCAAAATTGCCGGCGGTGATTTTGCAGGTGTCGTTGTGAAGGCTGGTGTAAACTCTGGCTATAAGGTTGGTGATCGACTCTATGGTGATGTGTTTAGTGCCACTGGAAGAGGCTCATTTGCAAACTACATTTTATTTGAACCGTCTAAAGTTCCAATCTGTGAGAAAATCCCCGAGGGTATGTCATACGATGAAGCCTCCTCCTTGGCGTGCGTCTCCAACACTGCATTTATCTGCTTGTACCAGTATAAGGGAGACTTGAAGG
The window above is part of the Pichia kudriavzevii chromosome 1, complete sequence genome. Proteins encoded here:
- a CDS encoding uncharacterized protein (PKUD0A11810), translated to MGTTREGQNLTKLTETASMLLFFMRVNIKQTLCGKTTCCSPAKVAGKGGQLTAWNCATYSIIGLCFFDTDEQLILIIKTDHLLIQSDHHDVLSIEIVQFVQVVWGEALYSYQVSFLVAQKELPRYIQQYRCFTYTLVFFSSHDIDYECVFFFLIFLCFLINISSMKFFKPFFFFFKRKEKKKLPN